One window of the Falco biarmicus isolate bFalBia1 chromosome Z, bFalBia1.pri, whole genome shotgun sequence genome contains the following:
- the LOC130143078 gene encoding phospholipase A2 inhibitor gamma subunit B-like isoform X2 has translation MKVSLGLSFFLAFLDPGGMAIPSSVKSCLPSSICQLGPITMNYGKVKARSHLACCTGNNCQTTSVTLPPEDNVPNGYQCPACYSVDSFQCSNEIVNCTGSETQCVDISGLMNSGGLSLKAAMKGCTTISECSIVGDGQNSLGMMDIKLRSFQCKPASYGLAIVSSGFAPPDTLFLPVLSGFILEKVLF, from the exons GGGGGATGGCAATCCCTTCATCTGTCAAGTCCTGCCTGCCATCCAGCATCTGCCAGCTTGGCCCTATCACCATGAACTACGGGAAGGTAAAAGCAAGGAGTCACTTGGCTTGCTGCACAGGAAATAACTGTCAAACCACCTCTGTCACAT TGCCACCAGAGGACAACGTGCCCAATGGATACCAGTGTCCTGCCTGCTACAGTGTGGACTCCTTTCAGTGCAGTAACGAAATCGTAAACTGCACTGGATCTGAAACCCAGTGTGTTGACATTTCTGGGTTAATGAATTCTG GTGGGTTGTCTCTGAAAGCTGCCATGAAGGGCTGCACCACCATTTCTGAATGCAGTATAGTAGGAGATGGACAAAACAGCCTGGGGATGATGGACATAAAGTTAAGGTCATTCCAGTGCAAACCAGCTTCATATGGTTTGGCCATAGTGAGTTCTGGCTTTGCCCCTCCGGACACCCTCTTCCTCCCTGTCCTGTCAGGATTCATCTTGGAGAAGGTACTTTTCTGA